From the genome of Mastacembelus armatus chromosome 12, fMasArm1.2, whole genome shotgun sequence:
GCCAACGGGCTTTTGCTTTCTAATGACTTGTTGCTTGTTGATGCTCCATCAGTCTCAGAGTGGAGTTTGTCTGATAGCTAATACGTCTGTCACTTTATCATGTACATAAAAAGGGAGTGGaaagaatgtgttttatttgggtgtttgtgtttgtgcatgaatCTGTCTGAGAGCCTTTGTTTAAATCATATGCAACTAAAAGAGGACAGGTAGCGTCGGAATAGTTTGCCTTTGAAGACCCAACGTCTGTCATGTACATACTTCGTACTTCTGTGAAGTAATAGTGGTCACACTGTCTGTGGCTTGAACAAAAGTGGACATATTCAATTTGGCACTGCACataatttttgtgtgtgtgtgtgtgtgttgttttttttttttttttattactagtTTTGTTTTCGAATGATAAATGTAGGTCCAGAGCTTTGACTTCTCAGTGGttgctctgcttttctttgtgcaaaattgttttgtttttttccccttcacgTAGCTGTTACAAAGGCCAAACCTGTTAATGTACAATTCAGATGCATAAAATTCTCTGGTCACAAGATCACGCATTTAAAAACTGTCTGCAAAAGCTGCTGAGCGAGGTTTAAAGGTCATTTTGATTTGAACTCTTTTCTAACAGTTTCAATTTTATACTGTCATTAACAGAGTGTACATCAATGCCATAAattataatatgttttttaatgtgtgcaGGCTAATCCAACATTTCAATACAAAGCCCTAAATTTAGATTGCAGCTCAACGTTTTGGAATTGGCTGTGCTGCTAGTTCCCATTTGTTCTGTAATGTTGCAGGAACATATTATGATCACACACTACTACTGGTACTGTAAGACTGTGATACCAAATGATAAATGAATGATGTGCTGGATTATTCAAATCAGCTAAATTAAATCTTTGTATAAACTAATTTAAATCTAGACCATTTGCTCGAGTTCACTGTGGCTTTGTCTGgttcatgtttcacatttgtttttgtcagtgacGGTTCAGACGGGTTCAAATGAACAGCTTTTTTGGTGCGTGGTCTCTATTGCCTTATTCTTCTTCAGCTTgtcacagcaacacaaatgtCCCACTCCTTTAATTTTGGAAGTCCAAAGGCTGTGTTGTTATACTTCTGCCATTTCCCCACAAAGTAGTCCTGCTTCTAAAGAATACCACAGTGTTTGTATCActtttattaagggaaaataGAAGCATGTCGAGTTACAGACCAAAATGTTACATTTGATGCAAGAGCTGCCAGGATGCACAGAACAAGTAGATGATCCTATTTTTTATGATGTAGCCGATGTGGAAcaatcattcattttaatactgTAACCGGTGCCTGAATATGATCAGTAATGAGCTACAGATGACAATTTCTGTGTACATTTACATtgacaaaatattaataaaaactaatgaatatttttagCTGTTTCTTGTGCACAAAAGTAAAATTGACTGTAACTCATGgccaaataaacagagaagaCACATTCAGGGTTTCCAACACTAGTGGGCACTGCTGGTAAAGCTAAGAGCTCTACTTCAAGttgccacaacaacaacaaatcccagttcagtgttgtgttttactGGAAATGAACTAACCCTGTTGAGTGAGACAATACAGTACCATTATATATTGAATTTCAACAGTGGAAGTATTTAAATTGATACTATGAAAATTTGTTATAACAAGAACTGACTACATTCCTCAAATAAGAATTTTTAGATAAAGCACATTAATAAACAGTATAAgattatacattaaaaataatataaaaaatactaaGTTACATGTTATacaaagtagaaaaaaacagtaacaggaGGTTTTCAAGTTGTAGAAAATTTCCACACCACAACTTCTTGCAAAATTGTCTTTCCTGTTGCATGAAGTCATTTTCTTTTGACGGTAAAGGGAGACGCTGATTCAGTGGGGCCAATAACTTCCAGTGACAGATGAGTACTTTCTGAACCAGCTGTTTCCACATCTGTCTAAACCACCAGACATATTTGGTATCTGCATGTCCAACCactctaaataaaaaaaaattaggccATCACTAATGGCGTGTCCCTTTGGGAGAATGGGGTCTCTCAGACCTGTGTCCTTTTGAATTTACAGAACAacacatttcttcttcctcttatAATTCTTCTGTTTTCGTTTGAAGGCCAAAGCTTTTAAAGTGGCCTCTTTAAAAATGTCCTCCACGTTTTCTTGGTACTTTGCCGAACACTCGAGGTAGAGCTCTGCATTCATCTGCTGCTGGGTCTCTTCACCCTACATCCAAAACCAGCTCAACATTAACACAGAAATAACTCAAACACAACATTAGACTGTATGAATGTGATACTGAGAAGACAGACGGAgaaaaatttacattttgaagTGATCAGTTGTGTTACAGTTCAGTGTGGTTATAGGTTCTGGTAAGGATGCTTCCTCTTGCACGTTGCAGTTTGCATCTTGTAACCTCAAGACTggctgaacttttttttttcatagaacAGTAAATGTCTGCACGCTACCTTACCTGTGTGTAGGTGATGGGAGCCAGATTCATGGCCTTCAGCTTCCTTGAACACTCTTTATCCTTCCTGAGGTCAGTTTTGCAACCAATTAGGATGATTGGCGTGTCCCGGCAGAAGTGCTTCACCTCTGGGTACCACTGTGTAAAGAAACATAAAGAATTTAAAGGCCTCATAAACTGGTTTATGATAATATATCTGTTCTTTAAAATCAGGAGTACATGTTGCATATTTACACTGAAAGCAGCactggaaggaaaaaaagcacagtATTGAGTCCAACCTGCATGCATGGGGTCAATGTCCACATGCAGGCAGAGCTACATGAGTTAATCATGGTTAAAAGAATGCCGCCAATATCATCACACCAGACTGACAATCATTTACAAACTGAACCTGAAACTCCAGTTTATGCAAAGGCCTCCATGCTTTGATATGTTGCTAATACACTGGAGATATTACCTTTATGAGGACATTTTCAAAGCTGTTAGGGTTGGTCACGTCGAAGCAGAGTAGAATCAGATTAGCTTCTTGGTATGACAGAGGCCGCAGTCTGTCATAATCATCCTGACCTAAATGAATGAAGGCCAAAAATTATATATT
Proteins encoded in this window:
- the rhof gene encoding rho-related GTP-binding protein RhoF, whose product is MTQNGAKTGNGTAKKGDELKIVIVGDGGCGKTSLLMVYAKGDFPEKYAPSVFEKYVTTISLGGKEIKLNLYDTAGQDDYDRLRPLSYQEANLILLCFDVTNPNSFENVLIKWYPEVKHFCRDTPIILIGCKTDLRKDKECSRKLKAMNLAPITYTQGEETQQQMNAELYLECSAKYQENVEDIFKEATLKALAFKRKQKNYKRKKKCVVL